From one Mytilus galloprovincialis chromosome 13, xbMytGall1.hap1.1, whole genome shotgun sequence genomic stretch:
- the LOC143056815 gene encoding glyoxylate reductase/hydroxypyruvate reductase-like, producing MKPRSRIYVTRQIPQGAFDVLLEDGNVSFWNSHEPVPRGELLNNIQGVDALLCMPTDKIDRDVLDRAGPSLKVIGTLSELCDHIDVDECKRRNIQIITMPSISTEIVADLTVAALEGQLMSNEDVNANESINKNDVIQKMYNGKTLGLIGLGSTAVAIGKRLRGKGISDIKYSDFTVKSAQEKEIGANYEEFEKVLEESDIICICCRGNNKNSELFYKDAFQKMKKSAILIDAARGHVINYYDLYEALREQHISAAAVDLREQGKIPYKDQLLGLNNCIFVPYQESNRWDKRSKISAIVSNKIVAILQTPDCIPENRPVSG from the exons ATGAAACCACGTTCTAGGATATACGTTACAAGACAGATTCCGCAAGGTGCATTCGATGTTTTACTGGAAGACGGCAATGTTTCCTTTTGGAATAGCCATGAGCCGGTTCCTAGAGGCGAACTGTTGAATAACATACAAGGCGTGGATGCACTTTTGTGTATGCCAACAGACAAAATAGATCGGGATGTTTTGGATAGGGCAG gTCCATCGTTAAAAGTGATTGGAACATTATCTGAGTTATGTGATCACATAGATGTAGACGAATGTAAAAGACGTAACATACAAATTATCACCATGCCATCCATATCTACAGAAATTGTGGCCGATTTAACGGTAGCTGCACTTGAGGGACAGTTAATGTCGAACGAAG ATGTTAATGCAAATGAGTCAATAAATAagaatgacgtcattcaaaaaatgtaCAATGGCAAGACACTTGGACTAATTGGACTTGGAAGCACCGCTGTTGCCATTGGTAAACGATTACGTGGAAAGGGCATCTCAGACATTAAATACAGTGATTTTACAGTCAAATCAGCACAAGAAAAAGAAATAGGAGCCAATTACGAAGAATTTGAAAAAGTTTTAGAAGAATCTGACATTATTTGTATCTGCTGCAGAGGGAACAATAAAAACAGCGAACTATTCTATAAAGACGCTTTTCAAAAAATGAAGAAATCGGCCATCTTAATCGACGCAGCACGTGGTCATGTGATTAACTACTACGATTTATACGAGGCATTGCGTGAACAACATATATCTGCCGCGGCTGTGGACTTGAGAGAGCAGGGAAAGATCCCTTATAAAGACCAACTGTTAGGCTTAAATAACTGTATATTCGTTCCTTATCAAGAATCTAATCGTTGGGACAAGAGAAGCAAAATTTCTGCAATTGTATCAAACAAAATTGTTGCTATCTTACAAACGCCGGATTGTATTCCTGAGAATCGTCCAGTGTCTGGCTAA
- the LOC143056816 gene encoding glyoxylate reductase/hydroxypyruvate reductase-like, with protein sequence MSKPKVYITRRVPVDGLELLKRKCEVQIWDDDEVIPRKTLLENVKGINGIFCLITETIDAEFLDAAGPDLRVVATMSVGTDHIDLKECKKRGVFVSNTPDIASDSAADLTMALVLMTTRRLVEGVDAVRQGQWSHWKPMWLCGSNMMSKTIGILGFGRVGFGVARRLKPFGVKEIIYNDIRPHEFAKDIATFVSFDEILEKSDIICICCALTSLTKGLFNQSTFKKMKRKPVLINTSRGGIVQLDDLHSALTSGQISAAGLDVTEPEPLPSDHPLVSLPNCVILPHMGTNTNEARKSMSINTAKNILAVLDLTDSD encoded by the exons ATGTCTAAACCAAAAGTGTACATTACTCGACGGGTACCGGTTGATGGATTGGAACTTCTGAAACGTAAATGTGAGGTTCAAATCTGGGATGACGATGAAGTTATTCCGAGAAAGACTTTATTGGAGAATGTCAAAGGAATTAACggaatattttgtttgattacAGAAACGATCGATGCTGAATTCTTGGATGCTGCTG GTCCTGACCTCAGAGTTGTGGCTACAATGTCCGTTGGGACAGACCATATTGATCTGAAGGAGTGTAAGAAGAGAGGAGTTTTCGTCTCTAACACGCCGGACATAGCTTCGGATAGTGCTGCGGATCTGACTATGGCGCTTGTCCTAATGACAACAAGACGTCTGGTTGAAG GAGTAGACGCTGTTCGACAAGGTCAGTGGTCACATTGGAAACCCATGTGGTTATGTGGTTCAAATATGATGTCTAAAACCATTGGTATTCTGGGATTTGGTCGTGTTGGCTTTGGTGTTGCGAGGCGACTTAAACCGTTTGGGGTCAAAGAAATTATTTATAACGATATCAGACCACATGAATTTGCAAAAGATATCGCTACCTTTGTCTCGTTTGACGAGATTTTAGAGAAATCAGACATCATTTGCATATGTTGTGCACTAACGTCACTGACGAAAGGTTTATTCAATCAAAGtacctttaaaaaaatgaaaaggaaaccCGTGTTGATAAATACATCAAGAGGAGGAATTGTTCAACTTGATGATTTGCATAGTGCGTTAACATCCGGTCAAATTTCAGCGGCAGGACTTGACGTCACTGAACCGGAACCACTTCCGTCAGACCATCCTCTGGTATCTTTACCGAATTGTGTCATTTTGCCTCACATGGGTACTAACACGAATGAGGCAAGGAAGAGTATGTCAATAAACACGGCGAAAAATATTTTGGCGGTTCTTGATCTGACTGATTCGGATTGA
- the LOC143057559 gene encoding glyoxylate reductase/hydroxypyruvate reductase-like, with protein MTKIKVFVTRRIPKPGLDILQQDCDVQFWDSDEAIPQDELLKKVQGVGALLCMLTDKIDDEVLAKAGENLRIVSTMSVGYEHIDLEACKRRGIAVTNTPNVSTDSVSELTVSLLLLVARRLYEGIRAVHVGEWGKWKPMWLCGVELTNKTVGILGLGRIGYGVAKRLKPFGIERIIYHDVCRVSYADDIGATYVDFPTLLSDSDMICICCNLTPQTKHKFNTKAFEKMKNSAVLVNSGRGGVIQHDDLYEALRTNTIAAAGLDVTEPEPLPKDHLLLTLNNCIVLPHMGSNTWESRNSMSEIAAANIISVLNGTNAVGEVIPPRNNGL; from the exons ATGACAAAAATTAAAGTGTTTGTGACTAGGAGGATACCCAAACCCGGACTTGACATACTACAACAGGATTGTGATGTACAGTTTTGGGACAGTGATGAAGCCATTCCACAAGACGAACTTCTCAAGAAAGTTCAGGGAGTAGGAGCTTTGCTGTGTATGCTGACTGATAAAATAGATGACGAAGTCCTAGCAAAAGCag GTGAAAACCTGCGTATTGTGTCGACTATGTCTGTAGGTTATGAGCACATAGATCTTGAAGCTTGTAAAAGAAGGGGGATAGCTGTAACAAACACTCCAAATGTATCAACTGATAGTGTGTCAGAACTAACGGTGTCTCTTCTACTGCTGGTGGCGAGGAGACTATATGAAG GAATACGTGCTGTCCATGTAGGAGAATGGGGCAAATGGAAACCTATGTGGCTGTGTGGAGTCGAATTAACAAACAAAACAGTCGGAATCCTCGGACTTGGTCGTATAGGATACGGGGTGGCTAAACGACTGAAACCTTTCGGAATTGAAAGAATTATTTACCATGATGTCTGCAGAGTTAGTTACGCTGATGATATTGGCGCTACATATGTAGATTTCCCCACTTTGTTGAGCGATTCTGATATGATATGTATATGTTGTAATTTAACTCCACAAACTAAGCACAAGTTTAATACGAAGGCTTTCGAAAAGATGAAGAACAGTGCAGTGTTAGTTAATTCCGGGAGAGGGGGAGTAATCCAACATGATGACCTATATGAAGCATTACGTACAAACACTATTGCGGCTGCCGGATTAGACGTAACTGAACCGGAACCACTTCCTAAAGATCATCTGTTATTGACCTTAAACAACTGTATTGTTCTCCCACATATGGGTAGTAATACATGGGAATCAAGAAACAGTATGTCGGAAATTGCTGCGGctaacattatttctgttttaaaTGGTACGAATGCAGTAGGTGAAGTAATTCCTCCTCGAAATAATGGtctatga